One segment of Scyliorhinus torazame isolate Kashiwa2021f chromosome 14, sScyTor2.1, whole genome shotgun sequence DNA contains the following:
- the LOC140390403 gene encoding zinc-binding protein A33-like isoform X1 yields the protein MASGSSSLSLGDELNCPMCLDIFIDPVMLECGHDFCRQCILQCWEKEKKAFCPECGEVFREKNLKANRALGVLSNKIRSLNIKQTVETNKVFNPFCDEHQEELKLFCETDKKLICVMCLDRRDGRSHKSHNFMLINEAVEIYKDKMRGNLQALNQKKTSIQNVLLKQQQSISEIQEQSNILQKHISSEFTKLRTVLEEKERALAKELGEQEEDILKKMESNLRDIQEHLNDTEEKLSSVHSQLNQQDAFSLLKEDPDKGKSEANYLTTVTEGRLPLGSFKGPIQYKVWRDIMDVINPAPAALTMDPSTAHPQLVLSEDRTSVKFGEKSRSAPDATEPSERELSVLGSVGFTSGRHYWEVNVGSKTSWEVGVVKDTFRKRGSRSAQDGGCWILGMKNGNEYWASTANPTRVVLNAKPKKVGVYLDYEGGQLSFYNANNMSTLFTFIDSFSGKMYPYFSPGSNEDRKNTDPLIIMQLKNL from the exons ATGGCTTCCGGGTCTTCAAGTCTAAGCTTGGGCGATGAGCTGAATTGCCCCATGTGCCTGGATATCTTCATCGATCCGGTCATGCTGGAGTGCGGCCATGATTTCTGCCGTCAGTGCATCTTGCAGTGCTGGGAGAAAGAGAAGAAAGCGTTCTGCCCAGAGTGCGGGGAGGTGTTCCGAGAAAAGAACTTGAAAGCCAACCGGGCTCTGGGAGTCCTGTCCAACAAAATTCGCAGCTTGAACATCAAGCAGACCGTGGAAACCAACAAAGTCTTCAACCCTTTCTGTGACGAACATCAGGAGGAACTGAAGCTGTTCtgtgaaactgacaagaaattgatCTGTGTGATGTGTCTCGATAGGAGAGACGGTCGGAGCCACAAATCCCACAACTTCATGCTGATTAACGAGGCGGTCGAGATTTACAAG GATAAAATGAGGGGAAACCTGCAGGCTCTTAATCAGAAAAAGACTTCCATACAAAACGTGTTACTCAAGCAACAGCAAAGCATCTCAGAAATCCAG GAGCAATCGAACATTTTGCAAAAACACATCTCGTCAGAATTTACCAAACTGCGCACGGTGCTGGAGGAGAAAGAGCGGGCCTTAGCCAAGGAGCTGGGAGAACAAGAGGAGGACATTCTGAAGAAGATGGAGTCCAATCTGCGGGACATTCAAGAGCATCTGAATGACACAGAGGAGAAGTTGTCCAGCGTCCATTCGCAGTTAAATCAGCAAGATGCCTTCTCCTTGCTCAAG GAGGATCCAGATAAGGGAAAGAG CGAAGCGAACTATCTGACGACAGTCACAGAAGGCAGACTCCCTCTGGGATCATTCAAAGGACCCATCCAGTACAAAGTATGGCGAGATATTATGGACGTTATTAACCCTG CTCCCGCCGCCCTGACCATGGACCCGAGCACAGCCCATCCCCAGCTCGTCCTGTCCGAGGACCGGACCAGTGTGAAATTCGGAGAGAAATCGCGCTCCGCCCCGGATGCCACCGAACCGTCCGAACGCGAACTGAGTGTCCTGGGATCCGTAGGATTCACGTCGGGGCGACACTACTGGGAGGTGAACGTGGGAAGTAAAACATCGTGGGAAGTGGGCGTGGTCAAAGACACCTTCCGAAAACGTGGCTCAAGGTCGGCACAAGATGGAGGATGCTGGATACTTGGCATGAAAAATGGAAACGAGTATTGGGCTTCTACAGCCAATCCCACACGTGTTGTCTTAAACGCGAAGCCCAAGAAAGTCGGGGTGTACCTGGACTATGAGGGTGGACAGCTGTCGTTCTACAACGCGAACAACATGTCCACCCTCTTTACATTCATTGACTCATTTAGTGGCAAAATGTACCCTTACTTCAGCCCTGGTTCCAACGAGGACCGGAAAAACACAGATCCTCTAATCATCATGCAACTGAAAAACCTTTAA
- the LOC140390403 gene encoding zinc-binding protein A33-like isoform X2 — protein MASGSSSLSLGDELNCPMCLDIFIDPVMLECGHDFCRQCILQCWEKEKKAFCPECGEVFREKNLKANRALGVLSNKIRSLNIKQTVETNKVFNPFCDEHQEELKLFCETDKKLICVMCLDRRDGRSHKSHNFMLINEAVEIYKDKMRGNLQALNQKKTSIQNVLLKQQQSISEIQEQSNILQKHISSEFTKLRTVLEEKERALAKELGEQEEDILKKMESNLRDIQEHLNDTEEKLSSVHSQLNQQDAFSLLKEDPDKGKSEANYLTTVTEGRLPLGSFKGPIQYKVWRDIMDVINPGN, from the exons ATGGCTTCCGGGTCTTCAAGTCTAAGCTTGGGCGATGAGCTGAATTGCCCCATGTGCCTGGATATCTTCATCGATCCGGTCATGCTGGAGTGCGGCCATGATTTCTGCCGTCAGTGCATCTTGCAGTGCTGGGAGAAAGAGAAGAAAGCGTTCTGCCCAGAGTGCGGGGAGGTGTTCCGAGAAAAGAACTTGAAAGCCAACCGGGCTCTGGGAGTCCTGTCCAACAAAATTCGCAGCTTGAACATCAAGCAGACCGTGGAAACCAACAAAGTCTTCAACCCTTTCTGTGACGAACATCAGGAGGAACTGAAGCTGTTCtgtgaaactgacaagaaattgatCTGTGTGATGTGTCTCGATAGGAGAGACGGTCGGAGCCACAAATCCCACAACTTCATGCTGATTAACGAGGCGGTCGAGATTTACAAG GATAAAATGAGGGGAAACCTGCAGGCTCTTAATCAGAAAAAGACTTCCATACAAAACGTGTTACTCAAGCAACAGCAAAGCATCTCAGAAATCCAG GAGCAATCGAACATTTTGCAAAAACACATCTCGTCAGAATTTACCAAACTGCGCACGGTGCTGGAGGAGAAAGAGCGGGCCTTAGCCAAGGAGCTGGGAGAACAAGAGGAGGACATTCTGAAGAAGATGGAGTCCAATCTGCGGGACATTCAAGAGCATCTGAATGACACAGAGGAGAAGTTGTCCAGCGTCCATTCGCAGTTAAATCAGCAAGATGCCTTCTCCTTGCTCAAG GAGGATCCAGATAAGGGAAAGAG CGAAGCGAACTATCTGACGACAGTCACAGAAGGCAGACTCCCTCTGGGATCATTCAAAGGACCCATCCAGTACAAAGTATGGCGAGATATTATGGACGTTATTAACCCTG GCAATTAA